The following are encoded together in the Oncorhynchus gorbuscha isolate QuinsamMale2020 ecotype Even-year linkage group LG03, OgorEven_v1.0, whole genome shotgun sequence genome:
- the cass4 gene encoding cas scaffolding protein family member 4 isoform X4 yields the protein MEGEVPGDGSVDPGSSHDSDSDRPGNLYQIPSMSRHTQSSSPAYECMDRAYKASVSSVFSGCSKGEVYDVPSLVRRASLFPASTTPRHLTQKASVMETSDLERQFDTRSSRRRCSPSPSLDYVYAAPPTVVPDPSYDIPIPSSVPPSIPPASVIQQRLVAGGYNTSPSPQRQPSSYSTLPNPRKSDWIYDVPSSPEKPGGEPGYYTILPSGGQPGYYTHLPFGGQPGYYTTLPSKALSSDRQLHDTLTDRNCSAQSFYDIPKPRSPPQGSKDPPNPPRVLPRPPLYDRPPGQMQMDKEHCVYAVPPREQLSVFVPHRGHHVPLECRGDSGPTYDHPNPQGRLQRGRLGLVAGALGARPGRGDTLLQEEDEESGRMTTSTSDKQRISTASTSSTSSSCDSLALCSSSSPEPQREVCLSQEEACRRLLILQQEVCREVPRLMEFVSSSWRSKDHLEKHLTEIRSAAEGVAGSVTSFLSFALDVKGNARRLTDSNLQARLQRQLSVLEDSGLILQQAVSSLGVAGWPLPLLAQDPAQNHTPDQLDSLVRVTRTIPEDVKRMVSIVNANAKLLFRPSTSTTNNTGISTSQFMKKRTEQGEYSGTDHHDNVQLQEDQKRCVSEPQVCVDGPRRSSESLSQRKPFISDSGDAPRRTSEPQVSLSARMASQSEPQVSLSARMASQSEPQVSLFARMASQSEPQVSLSARMASQSEPQVSLSARMASQSEPQVSLFARMASQSEPQVSLSARMASQSEPQVSLSARMASQSEPQVSLFARMASQSEPQVSLSARMASQSEPQVSLSARMASQSEPQVSDVPSPGKSFNSQVDSPKRQPTLSEHCRLYFGALQKAICMFITSLDSQAPEKFISHSKLIIMVGQRLVDTLYREAQKGEAQRREPGSVSGLGPSHSQNQVLLCKCNHMCALLKRLAVATKKAALHYPERQALQEAQDFAKELAQRAQHFRVSLDL from the exons GGCGAGGTTCCTGGTGATGGTAGTGTTGACCCAGGCAGCAGTCATGACAGTGACTCTGATAGGCCGGGGAACCTCTACCAGATCCCCAGCATGTCCCGACACACCCAGTCCTCCAGCCCCGCCTACGAATGCATGGACCGTGCCTACAAG GCATCTGTCAGCAGTGTGTTCTCTGGCTGTTCCAAGGGAGAGGTGTATGATGTCCCCAGCCTTGTCAGACGAGCCTCTCTATTCCCT GCATCCACAACACCGCGACATTTGACCCAGAAGGCTTCGGTGATGGAaacctctgatctggagagacaATTTGACACCCGGAGCAGTAGGAGGCGCtgcagccccagtcccagcctgGACTAT GTGTATGCTGCTCCACCCACGGTGGTCCCAGACCCCAGCTATGACATCCCTATTCCCTCCTCCgtccccccctccatccctccggcTTCAGTCATCCAGCAGAGGCTAGTGGCCGGAGGCTACAATACCTCACCCAGCCCCCAGAGACAGCCTAGCAGTTACAGCACCCTTCCCAACCCCCGCAAGTCAGACTGGATCTATGATGTACCCAGCTCTCCTGAGAAACCTGGTGGTGAGCCTGGGTACTACACCATTCTGCCATCTGGTGGCCAACCTGgatattacacacacctgccatTTGGTGGCCAGCCTGGGTACTACACCACCCTGCCCTCCAAGGCCCTGAGCTCGGACAGGCAGCTCCACGACACTCTGACAGACCGTAACTGCTCTGCTCAGTCCTTCTATGACATCCCCAAACCTAGATCCCCTCCCCAGGGGTCCAAggacccccccaacccccccaggGTCCTCCCCAGGCCTCCTCTCTACGACAGACCCCCAGGGCAGATGCAGATGGACAAGGAGCACTGTGTGTACGCTGTCCCCCCTCGGGAGCAGCTCTCAGTCTTCGTCCCCCACAGAGGACACCATGTCCCGTTGGAGTGTCGGGGGGACTCTGGTCCTACCTACGACCACCCCAACCCCCAGGGCAGGCTGCAGAGGGGCCGTCTGGGGCTAGTGGCTGGGGCTCTGGGAGCCAGGCCTGGTAGGGGAGACACTCTGTTAcaggaagaggatgaagagagcgGTAGAATGACAACATCAACATCAGACAAACAGAGGATCAGCACAGCCTCCacgtcctccacctcctcctcctgcgaCTCCCTGGCGCTGTGCTCCTCTTCCTCCCCGGAGCCGCAGCGGGAGGTGTGTCTGAGCCAGGAGGAGGCGTGTCGCAGGCTGCTCATCCTACAGCAGGAGGTGTGCAGGGAGGTGCCGCGACTCATGGAATTCGTCTCCTCTAGCTGGAGGAGCAAGGATCACCTGGAAAAGCACCTCACGGAGATCAG GTCTGCAGCAGAGGGTGTGGCGGGGTCGGTGACATCCTTTCTGAGCTTTGCCCTGGATGTGAAAGGTAACGCCCGGCGCCTGACCGACTCCAACCTGCAGGCGCGTCTCCAGCGCCAGCTCTCAGTGTTGGAGGACTCCGGCCTCATCTTGCAGCAGGCCGTCAGCTCCCTGGGCGTCGCCGGCTGGCCCCTCCCTTTGCTGGCCCAGGATCCCGCCCAGAACCACACCCCAGACCAGCTAGACAGCCTCGTCAGGGTAACCAGGACCATCCCTGAAGATGTCAAGAGAATGGTATCCATCGTCAATGCCAACGCCAAGCTGCTGTTCCGGCCCAGTACCAGTACCACCAATAACACCGGTATCTCTACCAGTCAGTTTatgaagaagagaacagagcagggagaATACTCAGGAACAGATCATCATGACAATgtccagctacag GAGGACCAGAAGCGTTGTGTGTCTGAACCCCAGGTCTGTGTGGACGGCCCTAGGAGATCTTCAGAATCCCTGTCCCAGAGGAAGCCCTTCATCTCTGACTCTGGTGACGCCCCCAGGAGGACCTCTGAGCCCCAGGTCTCCCTGTCTGCTAGGATGGCCTCTCAGTCTGAGCCCCAGGTCTCCCTGTCTGCTAGGATGGCCTCTCAGTCTGAGCCCCAGGTCTCCCTGTTTGCTAGGATGGCCTCTCAGTCTGAGCCCCAGGTCTCCCTGTCTGCTAGGATGGCCTCTCAGTCTGAGCCCCAGGTCTCCCTGTCTGCTAGGATGGCCTCTCAGTCTGAGCCCCAGGTCTCCCTGTTTGCTAGGATGGCCTCTCAGTCTGAGCCACAGGTCTCCCTGTCTGCTAGGATGGCCTCTCAGTCTGAGCCCCAGGTCTCCCTGTCTGCTAGGATGGCCTCTCAGTCTGAGCCCCAGGTCTCCCTGTTTGCTAGGATGGCCTCTCAGTCTGAGCCCCAGGTCTCCCTGTCTGCTAGGATGGCCTCTCAGTCTGAGCCCCAGGTCTCCCTGTCTGCTAGGATGGCCTCTCAGTCTGAGCCCCAGGTCTCTGATGTCCCTAGCCCTGGGAAGTCCTTTaactcccaggtagacagcccTAAGAGACAGCCCACCCTGTCAGAACATTGCCGGCTATACTTCGGGGCGCTGCAGAAGGCAATTTGTATGTTCATAACCAGCCTGGACAGCCAGGCCCCGGAGAAGTTCATCTCCCACAGCAAGCTGATCATCATGGTAGGCCAGCGACTGGTGGACACGCTGTACCGAGAGGCCCAGAAAGGAGAGGCCCAGAGAAGGGAGCCCGGGTCAGTGTCAGGGTTGGGGCCCAGCCACAGCCAGAACCAGGTTCTGCTGTGTAAGTGCAACCACATGTGTGCCCTGTTAAAACGGCTGGCTGTAGCCACCAAGAAGGCAGCTCTACATTACCCTGAGAGACAGGCTCTGCAGGAGGCCCAGGACTTTGCCAAGGAGCTGGCTCAGAGAGCACAGCACTTCAGGGTCTCCCTGGacctctga